TAGTATGGATAATGGCAGTGAGTGGGAGAGATTAGAGAAGCTCCCTGAGGGGACGGTAGCGGAAGCATACTTGTCTTTTGACCAATTATTTACGACAGATGAGCTGTTGAAGAAGTTTGAGCCTAAGAATCTTCAGCCTTTGTGGTTTGCGGCAGATACAGGTCCACGGACACGACAGCCAGTAGTTAATGATCCATTAGGTTTTCCATATATGCCAATTTGGCATGCGGATGATATGAAAGTGACACAGGAATCGAGGGAGAAGCGAGGATGGTTTGGAGGGGTGACTAGCCGTTCGAGTAGTTCTCCATCTGTTAACTCATATGGTGATGGTGAACTGCGTAATGCAAACTTCCTCAAGACGCTGCACTTGATGCAAGAGTATAAATCCATCTCCAAAAGGGTGATTCCATTCATTGATTTAGATGATTCCATTAGTTATATAGAGAAGAATGGAGTTAAGCTCTATGGAGCTGTCGTAACCGGTCCGGTGAAAGAACTGCTCAAGCTGAAGGAAGAAACATGGATCAGCAGAATGCATGTTGGGGAAGTAAGGCTGTGGAATTGGCAGGATAGAGAGAACTAAGATTTAATAGAAGCCGGATATGCCCTGTATGGGAGGGTGTACCCGGCTTTTGGTCTAGCTAGATAGTGATAGAGTCACAGAACTTGCTTCTCGCTTAAGCAAATCGTACAATTATTTGAATATTAGATTTATGAATAAGTATGATAAGCGAAGTTAAGTATGATAGATTAGGAGCTGAGATTTATGAAAGTAGGAGTCGTATCTGATACACATATGTCAAGAATGGCTAAGTCTCTGCCAAAGGCGTTGATAGCAGAGTTTCAAAATGTGGATTTAATCTTGCATCTCGGTGATTGGGTGAGTATGGGAATCTATGATTTACTGTCAGAACTAGCACCGGTGGAGGGGATTGCCGGAAACAATGATGGCGATGAGATCATTGCGCGTTTCGGAGAGCGCAAGATCATTACCCTTGAAGGAATCCGGATTGGCATGGTACATGGACATACGCCACATTCCCGCAAAGGAACGGATGGGAATGCACTGCTTGCTTTTGCGAATGATGAGGTGGATTGTATTCTCTTCGGTCATTCACATCAGCCCTTGCTAAGAGAGGAGAATGGTATCCTGCTATTTAATCCAGGTTCTCCTACAGATAAGCGGCGTGAGAAATTGTATTCTTTCGGAATTTTAGATATCGAAGCGGGTAAAGTTAGTGCCCGGCATGTGTTCTACGATTCAAAGGAATAAGGCTCAATTGTCCAAATCATTCGGCGTTCTCTCCATGGCGAACGGCTCAGTAACCATTTACAATGAGGTTAAAACGGGCGAAGCCGGAAAGTGAGCGCTGTTGATGAACAATTATCGGATAGAACGAGTGGTTCTGGATGATTTAGAACGGCTCATCCCATTATTTGATGAGTATCGAGTATTTTATGGAGCAGCCTCAGATCGGGAAGGTGCACGCGTCTTCTTAGCCGACAGACTAAAGCTGAATGAATCTGTGATCCTTATGGTGGTTGAGGGGGAAGGCGATGAGAAACGCGCGCGGGGCTTCACACAGCTCTATCCTTCTTTTTCATCGGTTACGATGGAGCGCCTCTGGATACTGAATGATTTGTTCGTTACTGCAGAAATCCGAGGGCAAGGGCTAGGTGCTATGCTACTGGAAAGTGCTAGAGATTATGCGGTCTCTACGAATACGAAGGGCTTATCCCTGACAACGATGACGGAGAATGTGGTGGCGCAGCGGTTATATGAAGCGCATGGCTACATTCGGGATGATGAATTTTTTACCTATAACCTTTTTTTCTAAAGCAGCTAGAGAGAAAGACGAGTAAGGGGCGTTAAAGTGGAAACAAGTCATAAGTTGGCAATCTTTTTTGATCTCGATGATACGTTGTATGATCATCTGGTACCATTTAAAGAAGCGGTACGGGAAGTGCTCAGCCCAGATGAGAGTAGTCTGGACTTTGCAGAATTATTTTATAAAGTGAGACATCATAGCGATGTGTTGTGGCCAATGTATTTGCGCGGTGAGATTCCGCTTGAAGAGACGAGGGTGCGCCGTTTGGAGCTTGCTTTTGCCGAGTATGGTTTGCAGATTAATCGTGATCAAGCCACGGCGGTTCAAGCGGCATATATTGGACGTCAATATACGATTCAGATGATTGATGGCGTGCGTGAGCATCTTGAACGATTTATTGCGGATGGTCATAAGGTAGGCATTATTACGAATGGACCGAAGGATCATCAGATGAGTAAGATTCGTGGACTAGGCTTAGATCAGATTATTCCCGAGGACATGATCTTTATTTCTGATGCTGTAGGTCTTGCTAAACCAGACCCAGAAATATTCATACACGTAAACCAAAAGACGGGTACTTTGGCGGACAATTCGCTTTATATAGGGGATACTTGGGCTAACGATGTAGTTGGAGCACTTGCGGCTGGATGGAAGGTTTGCTGGTACAATCCGAGAGGAAGACAACCGGCTACGGATCATAAGCCTAGTTATATTTTTACTAATTATAAGGAATTTGGCGAGCTTCCTTTGGTGTGAGAGAACAAGTCCTCCAAAGATATTAGAAAGCCATGCGAGAGAAACCTGCGCATGGCTTTCATTACTTTTATAACTAATTTTCGGGTAGTTGAATGCCGCGCCACCCGCTTACATCGCATTGTCCATGTTCGTTATTACCCACAGCAACCACCGTACCGTCCGATTTAAGACCGATGGTATGAGTGCAACCTGCCGTTACCGCCACTATATCGCGCCAGTCACTTATATTGCATTCGCCGTGCTTATTCCAACCCACAGCAACCGCTGTACCGTCTGATTTAAGACCGATGGTATGATGACTACCTGCCGCTATAGCCACAATACCGTGCCAGCTGGTTACATTACACTGGTCTTCATGATTTCGACCCGCAGCAACTACCGTGCCGTTCGATTTAAGACCGACGGTATGAAGGTAACCCGCCGCTATAGCCACTATGTCATGCCAATCATTTACATTGCGTTGGCCATACCGATTATTACCCACAATTGTCACCGTGCTGTCCGTTTTAAGCCCGACGGTATGCCAATCACCCGCAGCAACTGCTACTATATCACGCCAGTCACTTACATTGCATTGGCCTTCATTATTTCGACCCACAGCAACCACCGTGCCATCCGATTTAAGTCCGACACTACGACGCCAACCCGCAGCTACCGCCACAATATCAGCCCAGCCGCTTACATCGCATTGGTCATACTTATTCCAACCCACAGCCGCCACCGTACCATCTGATTTAAGCCCGATGGTATGAGCATTACCGGTATGAGCATTACCCGCCGCAACCGCTATCATATCGCACCAGTCACTTACATCACATTGGCCATATTTATTATCACCTACAGCCGTCACCGTGCCGTCTGATTTAAGGAGGGCGGTATGACGATAGCCCGCCGCTATGGAAGTTAGGGGTTTCACAAGGTTCATAAATCTCGCTCCTTAGTTGATGGTGGATGTTTTGATTTTCTCATGTTTCGCAGAGGGAGAAGCGTTCTTCTTGTTGCTCCTTCTATCCAAAAAAAAGCTTGCTCCCTAGAAAGCCAGCTTCGGCACAAAGGGACAAGCTTTTTTCGTTTAATCTGCGAAGCTATACGTTGGATCTGTCAGGTTCATTCTTTCTTTTATGCCTTTAGTGGCATAGATTTTGTTGTCGTCGGTAATAAAGAAAGCTTCAACATCATCAGGTAAAGATTCAAGATATTTCATGCCCTCCTCGATTCCCATCAGGAATACCCCAGTGGATAAGGCATCCGCATCTGTTGCATTCGGGCTCATAATGGTAAGGCTTTTGAGACCGTTCTGTGAGGGATATCCTGTGCGTGGATCAAGGATATGATGGTAACGAACATTGTCCTGCATAAAATACCGTTCATATACACCTGAAGCATCGATGACCTCATCTGAGATCTTAATGGTTCCTAGCTGTGTGCCACGGCTTTGATCTGGATCCTGTAATCCGATATTCCATTCCGTTCCGTTTGGCTTCTTACCGAGAGCAATAATACTGCTGCCTCCGAGATTAATCATAGCGCTATTTAGACCTTGCTCTTTCAAATAATCAGCGATACGGTCAGCAGCATAACCTTTACCAATACCGCCCAGATCTAGCACCATATTTTCCTTCATCAGCTTTACAGTTTTCGCAGCTTCATCAATTTCAACGTCCTTGTAATTGGTTAGGCTCTTCGCTTTATCAATTTCAGCTTGGGGAGGGACCTTATCTCCACCGCTACCAATATTCCATAGATCGATTAACGGACCGATTGTAGGATCAAATAGCCCGTCCATTTCCTTTGCGTATTGTATGGATTGTTTAATTACATCCAGGGTCTCGTCAGAAACAACAACCGCTTCTTTTCCTGCTGCCTGATTGACTGCGTAAGTCTCTCCACCTTCTTTGGTGCGGCTAAGCTCCATATCCATTCGCTCCAGCATCTGCTGGATATCATCCATATTTTTCTGTTCTACTGTAGCACCGAACACTTTGATATTCACAACAGTGTCATAAATATAAAAGGTTTGTGAGAGAGACTTTTCCTCTCCTTTTCCGGCTGTTGTTGCGCTACCCGTAGTTCCCGCTGTTTTATCGTCCTTATCCTTAGTAATTAGCCAAGCGCCGACAGCTATGAGGGCGATGACGATTACAACGAGGATCAGCGTCGTTTTTTTGTTCTTGAACATATTCCACCATCCATAAAGTTAGTTTCTAAAACAAAACACATTATTTATATCATACCCCAGATAACAAGTTGATGGAAATTAATTTCATGACACATTTAGGGTTATAATCGGGCGACATAGAAAAAAGCCCCGTATCCTGATTCGGAGCGGTGCTACAGATTTAGAAGTAAACGATGCTACTTAATCGAGCATATATTCACTATATTTATTCTTGCGAGGATTTAATACGAAGAGGATACCCTTGGCATATCCGCTAACAGCTTTGAAATTCCGTTTTAGAGTTGCTTTAGCCGTCAGACAAGTCAATGTCCAGATCAAGGCAGCATAATTCATAAAAGGAGCTTTACGCAAGTTGAGCAGATAGTAGTGGTTGATGGCGGTAGCATGTGCTACAACGCCTGCCTTATCGCGAGAGCCTGGCGACTCATGATGGATGATTTTCATCGCGGGATTAATCACAAGCTTGCCATAACGGCTGGCCAAATGAGACAAATAAATATCTTCGGCTATGGAATAGCTTGTCATCCATGGATAGGGTTTAATATCACGTAGTGCCGAGCGCCGGAAGGACATATTGCAGCCGTGAAAAAAATCAGTTTCAAATACATGCTTCTTCTCTCCCCAAAGGAATTGCGAGCCTGCAAACATACTTGCCGACAATCTGCCTGGTGATCCGGACATTTGTCCGGTTAGCATACCGAATAGCCTGCTTGGCATGCTACTATGTATGCCTTTGGCTACACCACCTACACCAATAATGGAATCATCGGCTGCATAAGTATCTAGCAATCGTCGAATATATAAGGAGTCATCTAATTCTGCATCATCATCTAAGTGGAGCATAATTTCTGCATGGATCAGTCCTAGCGCTTCGTAACGGGAAAGCCAGAGACCAGGCTTAGTTTTGCGATGATAATGAAGTTTAGCCTGCGGTAATCCAGTTAGTATTTCACGACAATAGGCTAATCTGTCCTCAGGGATCTCACCGTCGTCGACAATCCATAGCTCGATGGAGATGTCTTCAAGCTGTGTCTGCTTGCCAATGGACTCTATGCACACCGTAAGGTCGTCGATTCGGTTACGGGTAGGAATCACTATAGATAGATCATACATATCTTGAATCTCCCTTCAGGACTTCTTTCGTCCGCTAATCTGAATGTAGTCTCCCGGCGAAATGGTTACCTTGATTCTATCGTTCCTGAAGAAGAGCGTATATACCACTTTCGTATACTTTTAGTTGGGGTTCAGGTCTAAAGAGATTTTTTTGAAAATAAAAGTTAAGTTTGTATTTTTCGGTTTTTAACTATATAATAGTAAGCGACGAATATTTAGTTATCAATCTTATTCAGCAGTTACAAATGAACAATAATATTAGGAGGTTTTTTTCATGAGAATAGATATTTGGTCCGATTATGCGTGTCCATTTTGTTATATTGGTAAAAGACGTTTGGAGAATGCGCTGAGTCAATTTCCGAACCGTGATCAAGTAGAGGTGGTATTCCGTAGCTTTCAACTAGATCCACACGCAGAGGTGAGTACAGATAAGAATATTCATGAGCTGTTGGCTACCAAATACGGAATGTCTATCGAAAAAGCAAAAGCAATGAATGCTCAGTTAGCTGAGCAAGCACAAGATGTGGGATTGGAATTCAATTTTGATACAGTGGAGCATACGAATACTTTCGACAGCCACCGCCTGAGTCACTTTGCAAGCTCAAAAGGAAAAGGTGCAGAAATGTCCGAACGTTTGCTACGTGCCTACTTTACGGATTCATTGAATCTTGGAGACCGCAGTGTACTTGCTACACTTGCTGCCGAGGTAGGGCTGGATCAGGCAGAAGTTGCGGCAATGCTGGAGACAGATGCTTACACAGCTGAAGTGAACGGCGATATCGAGGAAGGAAGCCGTCTTAATATTACCGGTGTACCATTCTTCGTGTTCAACAATAAATATGCGTTATCTGGTGCACAGCCAGGACCTGTATTTACAGAGGTGTTGGATACTGTGTGGGCGGAGGAGCAAGCAGGGCCAAAGCTGCAGGTGGTTGGCAATGGAAAATCCGAAGTATCCACGGATGATGGCTGCGCAGATGGATCTTGCAATATATAAAGTTCGTATAGTGTGGAGAAGAAGAGATGGAGAAGTATCCATTTCTTCTTTTTTTAATTCCGAAACTCTGCTCTGTTTTACACACTACAAAGACAAGCGCCCCCGAATCTATCCGGGAGCGCTTGTCTCTTTATGATGTGTTTATCTAAAAGAAGTGATGAAGCTTGTGAACAAGGTGCGGACATCATACTGATGCTGATTGATTGGTTCGATAGGCCGGTTAATGCCGAGCAAGGTGTATACTGCAGTTCTTGCTGCTCTGATAGAGTATTCTTCCGTGAATACAACATCATCTGGAATTTCGCAATATTGGCCAACGAACGCAAGGTTAGTGGAGCCTTCAGGAACTACTTTAGGTCGGTCACTATTTAATCTAGGCATGAATTGTGAAGTGATATAAGGCATCATACATGGTATACAGTTGGCAGTTGCCATGATCTCGTCCTTATGTTCTTCGAAATGAAGATGACCGATTAATTCTTCCATAATTTCTTCCCCGGTACATTCGCTCATTTTCTTCTTCACGAAGTCTCCTACGTTGTCAGGGTATAAACCGTAGCCCCAGAATACTTTTACATGCTCCGGTTGATTGCGGAAATGCGGTTGGAAGGCTAAGACAACGGACATTAACCAGCTTGAATCTTTAAAGGTAACCAATGCGCCAGTACCCGCACGATTGCGAGTGAATTTCTCCATAAGATCGAAGAATTTGGAATCTCGGAAGGTCACGGTAAAGGACTCCCATTTCGAACCATCGATATGATCATCGAAGGAGGATGGATTGCCGAGACCTGGTTTTTTGACGGCGATGTTCTCCCATAACTTCCATGAGCTACCTTTCCCATTGAGACGTGGGGCAGAGGTCATGGATCCAAGGCTTGATCCTTCAGTCATGGAGCCGTTCGTGACGATTACGATATCGTCTTCGCTTATGTTAATAACGTCTGGGACACCTTGGCGCAGGACGTTCATTTGGGTTACGGTAATGCCATCTCCATCTTTGAACTGCAGGTCAGTTACTGTACATTTCAATGTAAAGTCTACACCAAAGCCTTCGAGATATTTGTGCATAGGTAAGATGATGGAATCATACTGGTTATATGGAGTGCGGGTTACGCCTTCCAGGGTTTGTATTCTTGGGAACTCATGAACGAAGCGAATCATATATCGTTTAAGCTCTACCGCGCTATGCCAAGGTTGGAAGGCGAAAGTAGTAGCCCACATATACCAGAAGTTCGTGGTGAAAAAGTGTGGACCAAACCAGTCGTTAATCCGAGCTTTCCCCATTTTTTCTTCCGGTGTAATAATTAATTTACCCATCGCAAGCCGGTCAGCCATATCAAAGCCCATGGATAATACATCTTCCACCTCACCGTTGCGGTTAACGAGTCTAGCGTTAGCATGTGTTGGATTGGCGGTATCGAATTCTATAATCTCTTCTCTAACGGATTTCTCAGGATGGTCGAGGGAGGGAATCGACATGAGTAGATCCCATGTATTCTCATAGGTCTCATCGTTGAGCATCCGGCCACCGCGAATGACATAACCGTGCTCAGCGTCACCTGCGCCGTCGTTGCTGCCACCGAGAATCTTCATCTCTTCAATAATGTGAATGTTCTGTCCCGGAAAGTCACAGTCTCTGACCAGGTAAGCCGCGCCCGCTAAGGATGCAATTCCGCCACCGACAAAATAAACCTGTTTATTACCGTACTCTTTTTTCACAATGGTCGCCTCCAAGTTGTTGTTGAAATAATCACATTCTTAATGTAAACCAACTCCAATTTTGAAGGTATAATCAATCCTTTTAGAGTGTATGGATTTTAGTCATTACGGTCTATGTGTCTAGTTTTTAGACAAAAAAACCGCTGAACCCAAAGGTTACAACGGCTTGTTCTCATATTTGTGCAAAGCTTTTAGAAAATTCCCCTCAATGAGTACACTTAGCTTCTCGATAATGTGATCCGGATGCTCCTTCATCCCGTCTCTCATCCACTGAATGACAAGGCCTGTGAAGGCCAGTGTATAGAAGTTAGCAATGAAATGTTTATCTTCATGGCTAACCTCCATCCCGGCGGACAGTTCGTTTATGACACCCATAATGAGATCATTCGTCACTTCGTATAGATACGCATCCAGATGATTTCTGCCCAGTGAGTTCAAGGTGTTGCAGCAAAAGGTTTTATTTCGTTCGATATAGCAGAAGATTCTATAAAAACCGTCCGTCCACGTACTGTAGCTACGATACTGGGCGATGCTCTCTACAGCCTCAGTCTTATAGATCCAACCGAGTAAATCAAATATATCTTGAAAATGATAATAGAAAGTTTGTCGATTTAGTCCGCAATGGTCCACGAGCTGTTTGACTGTAATTTTATTGAGCGACGTATGTTCCATTAGTTCTTTTAAGGAATGGGACAATGCATTTTTGGTTAGAAAAGAATTGGACAACGATCGATCATCTCCTCCGTTCAAGCTTTCGGCCACTGCTTAACTAGCAGACGAATTCCTTCCGCCAATAAACCGAGTGCAAATCCTCCACATGTAAAAAAGAAAAAAGCAAGGAGTCCCGCGAGATCCTCCCAACCGGACATCTCTCTATAGGTGTAGCTTAGCATAATTACTGAACCGATGATTATTCCTGTTGTAGTGATTAACCAGAGTAGACGAGCTCCGAACCACGCTAAGACGTTAACGATACCAGATACAATAATGGAAAAGAGTGCGAAGCGCAGCAAGAGTGTGACATCTAATGTATGAGCCATCATAACGAATCTGTGCAGAATGAAAAGCAACCACAGAAAAACACCATAAACAGCCATCCAGATAAACCAACGGTTACTTTTGGTAGCAGGCAGGAATTTCATTTCTGGCTCACCTCTTTTTCCAAAGTACGAACGGTGTGCAGTAGGGATTATACGGAGAAAGATTCCAGTTCTTCTACACTTTGCAGAAGATGATTCAGCAGGTTCGGAATGTCCTCCATCTGCTCCTCCGTGATTTGCCTTTTGAATCGCAGCTCGATGCAGTTGTTGTAGGTTTCACCTTCTTGACCATAAATGAAGCTTAAAGATTGCACGGGCTGGAATTCAGGCCCCCAGATCGCTTTGAGAATACTCTCGATTGCCTGACATTCAGCAGGAATATCTTCGATCTCCATATAAAAACGTAACGAAAGATTGCAGCCGGGATCCGTGTTAGGCACTTCCAATATTTCATCGCTAAGATCTTTCACAGATGAAGTAAGAAAGACTTCGGCGGTTACGCTCCTGCCAGCCGTCAATTGGAAGGAAAGGCTGAATTCTCTGGACATCAATGCCATATTCAGAAGGTCGGAACGATCCGTAACTACTAGAATTCCGTCCAAATTATCGTAATCGTAGATTTGGTTCTCAAAAGCAATTTTAATATTATCGAAGACAGTAGGATGGAACAATAATGGCACCTTCTTTTGTTTATTAGTATTGTAACATGATCTAAATAGAAGTGAAAAAGATGCCCAGGGACCATATGGACCGGGCATCTTTCGCTTGTTACTCCATGACCTTGAACATGCCCGTCATACCCGGGGCATGATTCTGAAAGCCGTATCGTTCGTAAAAGGTATCATTCCCATGTGATGCGAAAAGTCCGACGAACGCGCCAGAAAAACAATGAGATCGAATATAGTGTAGTAGCTGCTCAATAATGACATTACCAATGCCTTGGCCCTGAAATTCGGGAAACACGGCTACGTCCTGAATATAGAAATACATATGACCATCGCCGACGATCCGCCCCATACCGATAACCTTGTCTTCCTGTACAACGACCATACCATACACCGAATGAGCGAGAGAGGCTGCGGTCATTTCCGTATTCACGTTCCCCCAACCGACAGCTTCCCATAAGGAGGCATGCTCCTCAGGCGTGGGTAAACGTTCAATACATTCATAATGATGTGCTGTTGTCATAGCTAATCACCCATTCTTTGTTAAGTTATTGTAGCGATTGTAGTGTAGTAAGCTCCACTGTAATCAGCCCCCTTAGGATGAATGGGTATTCACTGTGATCTTGTTAGTTCGTAGGTGCAGGTGCGGTATATTTCAGGAATGTCTTCGGAATTGGACTTTCGAAGGTCATTAACTCTCCTGTAGTAGGATGAATAAAAGAAAGTACACGAGCATGCAGACCGAGACGGCCTACCGTTTTGGTCTCTGCACCATACTTCTTGTCTCCTGCAATCGGATGGCCGATATCTGCCATATGAACACGAATCTGATTTTTGCGTCCAGTTTCAAGCTTTACCTCAAGTAACGAGAAGTGGCGGTTCGCCTGAATGAGCTTATAATGTGTGATCGCATGTAGACCATCGCCTTCATGAGGACTGGAGTACATTTTCAGGGTAGAGGTTTCTTTTAGCCAAGAGCTCACTGTACCTTCAGGTCTTTTGACGGCGCCTTCGACTAGAGCTACGTAAGAACGTTCTTTCACGGTATCCTTCCACGTAGTTTGCAGTGCTTGCTGGATCCGTTCGCTTTTGGCAAACATCATTACCCCAGACGTATCGCGGTCCAAGCGGTGCACGACAAAAATTCGATTCTTAGGATTGCTGATGCGGACATGCTCCATAAGCTGGCGGTAAGCTGTTAATTCATTTTCTTCCGCAGTGGCAATCGACAGCAGTCCAGCATCCTTCTGAATAATGATTAAATCATCATCTTCATGGACGATGGTGAGTCCGATCATTTCCGCTACTTGTACAGGCTTCTCTTGATCAATCGTCACAGTTTGACCCGGATGCAATTGAAAATTATGCTGTGTGACTACTTTGCCATTCACTGCTACTTGTCCACGCGAGAGGATAGATTTAATAGCATTTCGTCCACGGCCTGTGATATGGATGAGTAAGAAGGGTAGCAGCTCAGAAGGTTCATTTACTGTAAAAGACTTGGGCGCTGCGGGTGCTTTAGCTTTATGATTAAGCTTGCCATTTGGCTTGCTGTGGGAATTGCTGTGGGAACGAGTACCTCTTTTGGCTGTTTCTTTAGGATTTCTTCTTGTGTTCATGACTGCATTCTCCGTCCTTTAATATTGTACTCCTCAATATACCATGGGCGGTTAAGAAATACTATGTGAAGGGCAGCAAGAAACGAATTCGATTTATAGATAGAATAGCTGAGCTAGTCCTATCAGCAGGAATAAGCTGAAATATATCCAACCGATCACATTAGCGTATTTCTTTTCCCGGTGCATAGCATTGACTGCATATATTTTAGTATCCACAGTAAGCAACAGAACACTGGAGATCAGCAGCGCAACAATTACGTAGGTTAGCTGGTGATAGAACATAGTAGAGCCTCCTATAAAGGTCATTTAATTTTGTTTAAGACCTACTCTGTCGATGTGAGTTTTCAACTTAACTTCAATACTGAGATTGGAATACTGCTGCTCCCAGTCATGTTTGTCACGAACATGGGCTTTCCAGTAGGAGGGAGCATATGCACGAATATATTCACCCATGCCAAAGACATCGGAATGCGCTTGTTGAGTTTCTTCGATAAGGTGGTTGAAAATACCGATCACTCTCTTTTGAAAGATATCTTCAATCTTTTCTAAAGAACGGCTGGAACTGATAGGGATATCACTACGTAAATGCTCATCCAGAGCCGCCTCTAAAGAGAGGTTATAGGTGATGTGAGGTTTACCCTCTTTGAATTGAACTTTCACCCTCGTGAACCGGTCGTTGACCTTGAGCATCACCGGACCGAATTCATCAGCATAAAAAAGATCGGAGTATCCCCCGGGATTAATGCCCTTCATGGACATATATGCGCCAATCTCAATGGGAATCGTCGAACCGACCATCACTCCACCACTAAAGTAAGCTAGGCCTTTAATCATGATATTGTCTTCCTGATGTAATGAGACGTAAGGCAGATAACCACTTTCGCCCCATTTGGAATCTGCTGACCAGAATACACCTATATAATCAGCAGGAAATTTCCCCGATGTCACTGCTTTTTCCATGGTAGAGAGGATGTAAAGGGTCGGCACTCGCTGCAGCGGAGGATTAATATTCATAAATTTGGCAGCCTCCCCTTCGGATACTAGCAGCCAGGTCCGGCGACGAACTTCTGGATTGCGACGCAAATAATCATTTAAGTCATCCATGCTTTTTCTTGCTATGTCCTCACTAATAATAATCACTCGTAAATGAATCAGATAACGTGGATCAGAAATTTGCTGCTGCAAATTGTTCATGGCGTCATCTAATGTGTACCCGTATACTTCTACGACCCATACTGGATTTTGATTTCCGCCTCCGCCTTCACCCCCGCTGCCTGGTCCGAGTGGAACTCTTCCCGGAACCGCAATTTGGGCGGTTACACGAATTTGGGGTAAGTTAATATTTGCGCTTTTAAGATGAGTGGTTTGGTCATCATTTGTTTTGCTGTCTGGAGGGACGGAATCAATGGATAACCCTAGCACCAATGCACGATCTTCAATTTCGAGCTGGTCCCAGCAACCTGCGAGCAATCCAGACAGGAGTGAGAGAATAAAAATAAGAACTACACGCTTATAAATTTTTTTATTCATGAGAAATGGCTCCTTTATTTCGGATTAGAGAGACTAACCATAATAAAAGAGGATAGAAGGTCAAAAAAATCAAACCGATTATCGCTGTAATGCTAGCAAATGAATAGACCTGAAATATGTTTCTCGGCAAAAGTGAAAAAGTGAAGATAAGTGGAAGTAAGAAACTG
This genomic stretch from Paenibacillus sp. FSL H7-0737 harbors:
- a CDS encoding metallophosphoesterase family protein; translation: MKVGVVSDTHMSRMAKSLPKALIAEFQNVDLILHLGDWVSMGIYDLLSELAPVEGIAGNNDGDEIIARFGERKIITLEGIRIGMVHGHTPHSRKGTDGNALLAFANDEVDCILFGHSHQPLLREENGILLFNPGSPTDKRREKLYSFGILDIEAGKVSARHVFYDSKE
- a CDS encoding GNAT family N-acetyltransferase; translated protein: MNNYRIERVVLDDLERLIPLFDEYRVFYGAASDREGARVFLADRLKLNESVILMVVEGEGDEKRARGFTQLYPSFSSVTMERLWILNDLFVTAEIRGQGLGAMLLESARDYAVSTNTKGLSLTTMTENVVAQRLYEAHGYIRDDEFFTYNLFF
- a CDS encoding HAD family hydrolase, whose translation is METSHKLAIFFDLDDTLYDHLVPFKEAVREVLSPDESSLDFAELFYKVRHHSDVLWPMYLRGEIPLEETRVRRLELAFAEYGLQINRDQATAVQAAYIGRQYTIQMIDGVREHLERFIADGHKVGIITNGPKDHQMSKIRGLGLDQIIPEDMIFISDAVGLAKPDPEIFIHVNQKTGTLADNSLYIGDTWANDVVGALAAGWKVCWYNPRGRQPATDHKPSYIFTNYKEFGELPLV
- a CDS encoding RCC1 domain-containing protein; the protein is MNLVKPLTSIAAGYRHTALLKSDGTVTAVGDNKYGQCDVSDWCDMIAVAAGNAHTGNAHTIGLKSDGTVAAVGWNKYDQCDVSGWADIVAVAAGWRRSVGLKSDGTVVAVGRNNEGQCNVSDWRDIVAVAAGDWHTVGLKTDSTVTIVGNNRYGQRNVNDWHDIVAIAAGYLHTVGLKSNGTVVAAGRNHEDQCNVTSWHGIVAIAAGSHHTIGLKSDGTAVAVGWNKHGECNISDWRDIVAVTAGCTHTIGLKSDGTVVAVGNNEHGQCDVSGWRGIQLPEN
- a CDS encoding FAD:protein FMN transferase; its protein translation is MFKNKKTTLILVVIVIALIAVGAWLITKDKDDKTAGTTGSATTAGKGEEKSLSQTFYIYDTVVNIKVFGATVEQKNMDDIQQMLERMDMELSRTKEGGETYAVNQAAGKEAVVVSDETLDVIKQSIQYAKEMDGLFDPTIGPLIDLWNIGSGGDKVPPQAEIDKAKSLTNYKDVEIDEAAKTVKLMKENMVLDLGGIGKGYAADRIADYLKEQGLNSAMINLGGSSIIALGKKPNGTEWNIGLQDPDQSRGTQLGTIKISDEVIDASGVYERYFMQDNVRYHHILDPRTGYPSQNGLKSLTIMSPNATDADALSTGVFLMGIEEGMKYLESLPDDVEAFFITDDNKIYATKGIKERMNLTDPTYSFAD
- a CDS encoding glycosyltransferase family 2 protein, whose translation is MYDLSIVIPTRNRIDDLTVCIESIGKQTQLEDISIELWIVDDGEIPEDRLAYCREILTGLPQAKLHYHRKTKPGLWLSRYEALGLIHAEIMLHLDDDAELDDSLYIRRLLDTYAADDSIIGVGGVAKGIHSSMPSRLFGMLTGQMSGSPGRLSASMFAGSQFLWGEKKHVFETDFFHGCNMSFRRSALRDIKPYPWMTSYSIAEDIYLSHLASRYGKLVINPAMKIIHHESPGSRDKAGVVAHATAINHYYLLNLRKAPFMNYAALIWTLTCLTAKATLKRNFKAVSGYAKGILFVLNPRKNKYSEYMLD
- a CDS encoding DsbA family oxidoreductase, with translation MRIDIWSDYACPFCYIGKRRLENALSQFPNRDQVEVVFRSFQLDPHAEVSTDKNIHELLATKYGMSIEKAKAMNAQLAEQAQDVGLEFNFDTVEHTNTFDSHRLSHFASSKGKGAEMSERLLRAYFTDSLNLGDRSVLATLAAEVGLDQAEVAAMLETDAYTAEVNGDIEEGSRLNITGVPFFVFNNKYALSGAQPGPVFTEVLDTVWAEEQAGPKLQVVGNGKSEVSTDDGCADGSCNI